The Juglans regia cultivar Chandler chromosome 1, Walnut 2.0, whole genome shotgun sequence nucleotide sequence GTTAATCATTTGATGGAGATCTTACACTCTAGGGCTGTTGATCGTAATCCACACACGACTTCTGGAAGAGACCCTGCAGGTCTTGTAGCAACATGTGAAACTCCCAAAACTTCACATGAAGAAAAAGATTCAAAGCGAGCCCTTTGGGTAAGTTTAATCCTCCTCCTGCCCGCTGTGTAGAGGAATTCACAGCTGTCAACCTGGCTTTTGAATCAGTGATGGGCTGTAGAATAAAACTTAATTGGCCTACAAACTTGGAAAGGTGGCCTTTTGTACTAATTCTGCTTAGATTTCTTTATTGCTGGTTCGTATTTTTGGGTGCAGCTTGATGGCATGTTgtgaatggaaaatatatatgtatattttttttattcaggcatgatttattttttgtattttttactttGCACATATTCTTTGAAGTAAAATAAGCCATAACCTACATCCTTATTTGGAAGGAATAGCTGCACAGAGATAGAATTACGTGAATAGAGGCAGAATAGAACTAATGGTGCTCACAAAAAGGGTGGTTGTTTATGGATATACTATGCATTAAGTGTGAATAAAAAGCTTTGTAAGTCAATTTACCCAAACTACCCCAAGCATTATTTGAGAATTAGGGATTGTGATGAGATATAAGGGACAAAATGTCTTCAAGTTGTAAAGTAGGAAAAGAAATTAGGAAATAAGTCTTGTGAGGGGAAAAAGAAACTGATTATCTTGTGGGAGTTTTCTGAAGATTAGAGTAAAAGAAGAATGTGTACAACAAtgacacacactctctctctctctctctctctctctctctctctctcacacacacacacacacacacacacacacacactaacaCTCACAAGACATATCATAAATAGTTTTTATGTTGCAACTGTTTAGTATATGTTTCTGAAGAATTAGGGGTTGATTACCTACTTACTCGCTGTCATATTAGGTTCAATATTCTAGCCCACCATTGAAACTTCGTGTGATAGGTTTTTATAGGGTCCATGTAACAGGTAGCTCCTTAAAAAGATGCTGTAGATACAATGGATAACCGAATGAAAGCACATAGGCGCAGGTCCCTGATTTGTATTGTATTTCAAGATATGTAGCGTATTGTTAAGTTGGGGAAATGAGAAACTTGAAGCCTGATTCTCAATCATAAATGGCTCGGTCAGTTTTAATGGttctaaattaaaaagttgtttgcaaAATCGGGGCCTTGTTTGTAGTCAACTCTTTGGAATCCTCTTAGAAGGTGATAGAGATCTAATTCTGCTAATAGAGTGGTTGTTTATAAAAGACAAGTTTGTTGTTCGAAtgtcatctttttcttttgcaaaatgTTGTTTATAATAGTCTTGTTCTTTCAAATGCCCATGGAttcctatttctttttctaaattaagCGGGAACCTGTCTTGTTCTTCTGTTAACTTTTGGTCTTGTTCTAAATTAAAggggaagaaaaaattaatcctttttcctccattttctaTTGCAATGATAGGTTTCTTTTTGGGCATTAATGTTAGCGCTCTTTGTAATCCTTGCAAATTGGGATGGGAACATTTGTGTCACGTAGCAAGATGTTGTCATGGCTTCTTTATACCTGTTGCAATGTAAGATCCTTGTAGGGCTAAGATGTTTACCCTTCTTTGAGGGCTTCGTGAAATTCCTATTTTGGAGATGTCTCATCTAATGATTGAGATTGAGTCCTTTATGCTTATAAGATGCAGTATGTTTTTATAtctacttatattaaaaaaagtggtCTTGATATCTATTTTAGATGAATATCTAGTTATATCATGCCCCTTCTTTTGAATTTGATGAGGGTATAATATCAGTGATTGTTCAGTTTGGCAATTAGGATGGGCTATGGTTTAGAGAGGGGTTATAAATTTGCAGTGTTATCCCTAATGAGTGGATTTTTATGCTTTGGGCATATAGATGAGAGTGGACTATACATAGTTGTTGAGTTGACAAATGAGGATGTGAAGTAGCTGAGAGAGTAGTTATATATCTATAGCAATTTAAAGGGTAGATCTTTCTTCCTTGTGCAGGCTTTTATGCTTTAGGTCAATTTCCTCTTTCCTATATTCTTTAATCTCCTTATTCCTTGTTTTCTTTGCTCATAAAGGAACCTTAGGCTTGTATCTATCTATtcttagtctttttttttacaaagatgGAAACAATAGGCTTCATAAACTTTTTTGTGTTAGAAATAGCAATATGAAAACTTTAGAAGGTAACAGAAGTCTCTAAATGCTTTTAATTATCCTATAAGGGCCTTTGATAGCATTTCTTACTTGTCCTATAATTTTCCTAAaggaaaatttagaattttcttCATAACATTAAGGCACCGtgaaccccaaggggttggcccaagtggtgaaggccttggtcgtggggtatcactcccttcaaggtccaaggttcaacacctcatgggtgcaaacaatcctttgagGTTAcaccccctggtgaaaagcGAGCGATTTAACCAGCTCcatgtagggaaacttccgagggtgcggtgcacgagACTGAGATTTACTTTATAGGGGTGGGTCCTAAGGGCCCTGCATTGGAGAGGTTTCAcgacataaataaaaaataaaaaaaaagataaaaataataaaaaaaatattaaggccccgtttggataagCAGTTggtctcatctcaacattcaaacaccactcaaacacaaacactttttaatttctctttcatactttttcatttgatcattactaatcattacaaatttttcaaacaacaattcagtttttttaaattttaaaacaaaaataatattaaaaaattatattttaacaatatttttattcaactttttctctctccattcccaaaacccaataaaaatcttaattcaaactatttcacaattattcagaaaccaactcactactattcacggATTTCTCATCTgatatccaaacgaggcctaagtacATATCTCATTTGTCTATTATGTTTCATAGGGTGCTTTTGAATTTAATATATGTTGCTCATCACCATGTTCTGATATGTCTTGAtgatatagttattttatatgaaattttgcaGGTTCGAGATGAAGTCGGTGCTTCACCAGTTGAAATTGCTAGAGCATACATGGGGAACAGAGCGTCAGAAATCAGCCTTGGTTTTAAGAATACAACATCAGAAGATGAAATAACATTACTACATGGTGATGAATCTACTGCAAAACCATTTATCCCATCACCTTCACCTAAGCCACCTACATGCTGGCCTGGTTCCATGGCACTTGATCGACATGATTATTCAACCCCACAAAGTCAAAGAAGCAGATTTGGGCTTCATAACTTTCCCCGAACCCCCTATTCTAgaactattttttcaaagtcCAAGACTAGGGTAAGTAAAAttgaatttcttaattttatgagTGATTTATTAAGACATTCTTATGTGCATATGGGATTATGTGCTTTTTTCCATTTGGTATTATCATTTTATACCCCTTCTATGCCATCAGATCACTCAATTACGGGGTGATGGCAATAGGGCTGTGAACGTTTCGTCTACTCCCCTGCAACAACCACATACTCCTATATATGGGcaggtacttttttttatcttataatcCTGGTAATTTGCTTTTCTATGCAGAATCCTAGTAATTGCATGCCTTGAcgttgtaatatttttttttcctgcattgATGGTTCTTTTTAATGTTATGAAATGTGATCTGGATTATATTCTTGATGATTTTCTCTTTTAGTGGCAACAAGGAAAATACTCTGTTGAGTCATCCTTGTTTACGAAATAGTGAGCACACGATGTCCTGCAAGTATTTAAGCACTTAAACTTCTTGTGGTCTGTCTTCCAAACAACCCGTACCCTTGTTCACTGTTCATGTGATAGAGGAATCTCTATCAagatgatttaatataattcataGATGTGCTCTAAAATAGACCATGCATACATTTTCTCCTGGTGTTTCTTTATTGAGTTGGCATCATGACTTTCTAGTTATCTCGTAGCATTCTATTTTGTTCTTGCTTAATGGTTATCTGCATGGCTTGGGTATGTTGGGAACAAGATCAACTCAATGATATCAGCTGGAAGTGTCCTGTATGTTTGAGATTTATTACTGAAATATGTGGGACCTGGGACTTCATGTCTGCCCCTCTAGCAGTTTTCCGAGTGCTTCAGGGATGAACAGGTCCCAAACATTCATCCATCCGTTTCACTTTGTCAGCTGTCTCTTCTTTTGTCTTGCTGATCATTTTAGGATGGTACATCctctaaaatatttcatctaatcgtcttatagaatttatttatttttgttggaaatgtaatttttattattgaaacgCAAATCTATATAGAtctaatttaagaaaaaataaaatgtgggACCTAAGGCCCAATTTAGTGATGGAAATATCTCAGAAATGGTCTGGATCAGGTCCATACATACTCCCACAACTTGGTCACTTAGCTATTTAATCAACACTTTCCTATGTTCTTGACCTTATTTTATCTACATAATCTTATGATTCCTTTAAATTGTCTATCCTGAGAGTGATCTAGGGTGTCTTTCCCTTCAATTAATATGCTGGTGTGACAGATTGATTGTGTAGTACAAGTAAATATTTATCAACTTGTGAAACATCATATTTTGATGTGATTTGGACGAAGCCTACATTAAAAggttaaggagacgtttggattcgaagatgacttgagatgagttgagatggattgtgaatagtaatgagatgagttgtgaatagtagtgagatttatgagttaaagttgctgaatagtagtgagatgagttaagatgagttgagatgagctgatatgagttgagatgagctgagatgacttacgaatccaaacgaatccTAAATGTtacactaattttttttttgtttaaaagatgAATCCTGCATGCCCTTCACTTGATATGCATCTGGAAAGTCGAATATTCTAAATTGGCAAAATTGAATTATTGTCAAAATTGTGTTGAATTGATCAATTTACTTCTTATTACTTGAATGCATAGGTGAAAAGGAGTGATGCAGATAATGGTTATGGATCAGTGGGGCCCATACGTAGGATAAGTCAAAAACCTCTTGCAAAATCTTCTTCAAGAGGATCTGTATATTTTCATACTCCCTTAGATGGTCCTTCACAGGCGGGAAATTCCAATGCCTCTGAAGGCTTCTTGCCTTCTGTCAAGAAAAATATGGAACTTGGAGGAACAAGTGAAACTTCAAAGTCTGAGTCATCATACGGTAAGCCACACAGCTCTGAGGTGGGTGTTCCGACCGTACATCCACATGCTACCCAGATGGCTAGGAAGATTTTGGAGCATCTTGATAGAAATCCACCGACTCCTAGAGATAAGTCTCTTGAATTAGAGCTTGCTGCTAAATGGAAGAAACCTGAGTCTTCTGATGTCACCAACATCGTGTCAGATAAACATAGTAGCTTACCAAAGTTTGGAGAGTTTAATTCTTTTAAGAACAGAGAACAAATTGACCACATGAATTACGCTCAAAGGAGTGAAGATGGATGGAACTCTCATTCTCATTTTAAGGTTCCACCTCAGGAGAGTACCTCTGGAGCTACTGGTGCTGTAAACAGAGGAAGTTCAGCTTCTTCGGGGACTAAACCAATCTTGCCTTCAATAACTATTAGCAAGCCTGTCTCAAGATGGCCATTTTCTTCTGATGCGGCCAGTTCTGCTTTTACATTCCCGGTTTCTTCTTCCGTAGTAGAGCCACCAACACCGACCATCATGTTCTCAGCCGATGGTCAGCAGCAGCCGAAAGAGGGACTTGCAGTTCCTCCATATAGTTTTGGCTCGAAAAGGTCCACTCCTGCCCTTGTTTTTTCCGTTCCTTCTACAAGCAGTGCCAATATTCAGGAAGATGCTTTGGGTATTAAGTTCAGCTTTGGTTCAGATGAGAATACAAGGTTATCTTTCGGTTCGTTTGGAAAGATGCTGTCTGCTACGAActgaaactgttttttttttttcccttctattcatttcctttctgggatctgtttattttttgtgtttttcgtTTTCGGATAGATTGTACTGAAATCGGTTGTACCTTTAGTGGGGAATGAGGTGGAAAAGCTGCTTAAAGCAGAAAATGGCACATTTCATCCTCCAATAATACTCTGTTCCTTGGTTTCCATGAGACACGTACACTGGTGGGATTTAGGTTTGAGCAGCGCtttgcattattaatttattacgaGTTTTTAATGGATAAATCACATTTTAAGCATTAGTCCCAAATTCAGGCGCAATCGCTCTGATCATGATCCAGTAAATTACATAGGAGTGACTTCTATAGACGGCAAGATACgcataataagttgagatgggttgagatggtttgtgaatggtagaataaaagttaaattatttattatattttgtgaaaatttaggaaaatagttttaaaatttgaaaaagttaaattgtttattatattttgtgtggaaatttgagaaagttataatgatgagatgagatgtgttgagatgggttacgaatacaaacgaggcctcgagtaatgttaaatacaagcTGCTATCATAAGGTTTTAATTAGTCTTGTCTTAATGTTTAATTCTTTTCTTAATATTGTTTAGCACCCTAATTAGGTATTAGTAGaaggaaaatttatttatacactattTTTCTTGCCATTATGTAAGATGtggtagatttatttttattggataataaaagatgattttttatcgtttaatagtaataaatgtgtcatattttatatagtaaatgAGAGTGTAGTAAagatatagcattactcaacaACAATAATATGGCCTCCTTTTCGCTTGCAGGTTTTAAGTGGTATGGTACATAccataattgtaaataatatcactgattttatataaaagaaaaattatttatatcaacTTGTAGCCGCATCAAACTTaatgtattgagttaaaaaaaaaaaaaatcatgtgagGTGTGTTGCGGTTACAGGATAATGTATAGccattttctatataaaatgtGTCGATTGCAAAATCAATATTTggatttttcatgttttaacaTAATGATGcttggatttttaatttttcataaaattaataattgaacTAATTAAAAGAATTTGCAATTAGATATCTTTATCAATCTCCTACATGTTAGATTGTTACGTGTCAGTCTTTGATTCCCATGTCATGTGCTGGTCTTTGATTGGCTGATGTGATATACTCATGCCATGTATCAACTAATGACATGGACTATACATGTCATAATATCCTCTGTTAATTTCTAATGAAAATAGGACAAAagtatttaattacaaattttttaaaattcggatatattttttttaaaaaagagaaaagatacttctaattttattgataacttttttttatatggaagaATACCAAAAGGCAATTACTAccttaattagaaaaattttgattGTTTGTTGTGTCTTAGTGCTAGTACTGCAATGACAAGGGATTTCTAGTTCGATTGGATGAGTGAGACACCACGTGGTGCTGTTTATGATCACGAAATTTGGAGTATCAAGATGATGAGCAAAGCATTTTCCCACAGAACATGTGCTGTAGGAATCACATGTTGCTTCAATCTGGTAAACAAAGAACTGATCCGATCCCtttcaagctagctagctaagaaGGACCCCGGCCCCCTCCCCATCTCTCAAAGTTGCATGGCATTATGATATACATGGACCCACTTAGATTATTGTATCGCACCTCTACCAACAATATCCTTAAGAGGGGGAGGATAGGTTTTtccttatctttcttttttgctttttaatgCTGTCTGTTTGTGCTGTGTCtttgagtgagagtgagagagagagagagagagagagagtcctaCCTCTGAAGTGATCCAAACTCCAAGGTGAGCGAGTGCGGAAGGGAAGGGGGCTCTGCCTCTGTCTCTGGGAAGTCAGAGGTCATGAAATGACATTGAAATGTTTTGAATGGTTAACAGACATGAATTTGACGTTTCAGATTCTAATTGTCAGCATGGCATGCTGCAGAAGCATCAGTGATCAGCCTCATGAGCAGATCGAAGCCATattactctatttttctttttctttctttataaaaatatatatatataaaatgccAGCTTGCATTCTATACCCAGTATATATCCACTTGCAGATCCCGAGGATGTTAATGATTACCATATTAGAGCAGCTTGCTTTCTTTGCATTCTATACCCAGTATATATCCCTTGGTTTAGGTTCTTTTTCTTAATGTGtgtatcatcatcatcatcatcatcatcttcttcttcttattcgtGAATGATGCCTTGTTTATTTCCCAAAGACTGCATCAGAATATAAAAAACTACTTCACCTCTTTTGACCATTCTTTATGATCAAGACATTTTTCTTGCATCTCAATTAGTGCATGCCAAGAGAAATATacagaaattaataattaattaagcaactTGGACCATGCATTTATATTTCATGTCCAGTACGTACAGTCGATCGATAAAATCGAAGTTTGTAGCAATTGGAGCTGTCTACAAAAGTGATTGCTCTACCTTTAGTGCTATCGTAGAGGATTCTCTGAATGTTGAGATCATATATGATTAATACCCTAAAGCCAAAATGGTGGTCCAAGAACTCCTTTTCACAGAGGTTGTGGTAAATTTATGAGTTAtctctatattatatgcttggaCAGAAAAAGTCTTTTCTTAGatatttacttttttgaaagaaaaaaagtaaacatatttctttttctttgtttttccctctttctttccCAGCTTTAACTCAACATCATTCAAATGGTCCAAGTGAAGATATATGCAAATGCAAGTATCTTGTGGAAAATCATTATGTTTTACTtgccttttttttccctcatagCAAGGTATCATTTAAACACACTCAAAATAGAACTTGGGGAGTAACCCCCATAAGTTAATGGAGTACAATAACTCATAGATTCATGTTCTCTTCATGTTATtcctatatatgtataatatatatataggaataatgtttattatttattttgcactTCATTAAAATCTTAGAACAAATACTACGAAGAATATGTACTGCAACaaaattgcttatttgtggTCAGTtatatattttctgtaaaaataagttatttttatcgCAAATAACTAGTTATAAAAGATCTTACAATGAGCTGGATTTTATATGCCTCTACTTAGACAATAATATTCTTCACACATCAAAACAAAAAGAGCAATACAAATTACTTGGTGCTTAATTGCCTAATTATATAGAAACTGGAAGCTAGCTAGGCATTATATCATGATCGGTGATTCGGTCGAATATTGAAGTTGCACCACAACATGAGTacttgtacatatatatatttatatttctccTTGCAGCTTTTACCTATACGTTCGCCTATAATTTTGATCACAACccttgtaaaataataattagtagCAGGTTGCTGTTTATACTACTCttctgatatatataaatatatatatatatatatatctctataagaaaattatttatttgcaatcATTTAATTTcagtgaaataattatttataactaaaattagttgcgaataatcttttaattacaataaattaatcataaaaatctatttttcttgtagcatGATCAATTGTACTCTAATTCCCAAATGAACATCAATGACATGCATGTAATTAATAATGATCACATTGGTGGTAGTACGTAATTAACGTACGTACTTCTACCATTaatatgaagaagaagatatatatatatatatatatatatatatatatataaataaaattatagctagctagctataaattataaaatgatcaaGAAATTTAATGATAAATCTTCAAATTTGGCTTCGTCAGTTGCTCAAGTAGTCTtgtaaataaaatcactacacaaatagtcacaaatatatatatatataatataatattgagcTGTCCTTAAAAGCACAAGAAATCAAGTATCAGGGTTTTTGTTTACTTGAAGATCAAGAACGAGAATTACGTGGATGATCACATCCATACACGAGCAAGTACTGATCGATCTTCTCTGGAAGCTGAATCATGCAGACAGCCTTCATTTATTCAGTAGTGATCCAGCCCTTGACATTAAATGCTTCCCATGAGAACCCTGTTCATCAATATcaagaaagaaattatgaatCAGCAAATTAAGCAAGTC carries:
- the LOC108995649 gene encoding nuclear pore complex protein NUP1, whose protein sequence is MESHGKTTSSSVLDGVRDEERGAGGKVRKPPSRKPPSTPYSRPPPSQGRDRSQSQDQDGGRRWLSKLVDPAYRLISSGATRILPLLFSKPPAVHALPSTVHDLQKLNSEFEQDDDRDGGKCTLNLALSRSTIVAGPSGAEDRSNSCSDFDGHKKDLKADLSDDMGLSEIERLLNGKKFSRDEVNHLMEILHSRAVDRNPHTTSGRDPAGLVATCETPKTSHEEKDSKRALWVRDEVGASPVEIARAYMGNRASEISLGFKNTTSEDEITLLHGDESTAKPFIPSPSPKPPTCWPGSMALDRHDYSTPQSQRSRFGLHNFPRTPYSRTIFSKSKTRITQLRGDGNRAVNVSSTPLQQPHTPIYGQVKRSDADNGYGSVGPIRRISQKPLAKSSSRGSVYFHTPLDGPSQAGNSNASEGFLPSVKKNMELGGTSETSKSESSYGKPHSSEVGVPTVHPHATQMARKILEHLDRNPPTPRDKSLELELAAKWKKPESSDVTNIVSDKHSSLPKFGEFNSFKNREQIDHMNYAQRSEDGWNSHSHFKVPPQESTSGATGAVNRGSSASSGTKPILPSITISKPVSRWPFSSDAASSAFTFPVSSSVVEPPTPTIMFSADGQQQPKEGLAVPPYSFGSKRSTPALVFSVPSTSSANIQEDALGIKFSFGSDENTRLSFGSFGKMLSATN